In Clostridium butyricum, the genomic stretch TTTAGTCGTTCTATATTCGTAGTTCCAAGGATTGTTTGAATTTTAGCAGGATGTCTAAGAATCCAAGCTATTGCTATAGCTGATTTGCTAACACCTTTTTCATTTGAAATACGTCCTAGAACTTTATTTAACTCTGGAAATTTGTCGTTATCAATAAATATACCTTCAAAGAAACCATATTGTAATGGAGACCAGGCTTGTAATGTAATGTTCTTTAGACGGCAATATTCTAAAATGCTACCATCTCTATTTACAGAACCTTCGAATAAAGTGTTAGCTTGAATACCGCTATCAACCATTCCAGAATGCATAATACTATATTGCATTTGATTTACGATAAGTGGTTGCTTCACACAAGATTTCAACAATTCAATTTGCATGCTGTTAAAATTACTAACTCCAAAATTACGAACTTTGCCACTAGATTGTAAAATATCGAAAGCTTCTGCAACTTCTTCTGGTTCCATTAGTGTATCTGGTCTGTGAAGAATAAGTAAATCCAAATACTCTGTTTTTAATCTTTTTAGGCTATTATCTACAGAAGTTAATATATGATCTTTAGAAAAATCATAGTATCCATCTCTAATAGAACATTTACTTTGAATTTGTATCTTATCACGAAGTCCTGATCTAGAATCTAACATTTTCCCAAAAAGTTCTTCACAATACCCTCCACCATAAATATCTGCATGATCAAAAAGTGTAATTCCCTCTGACATAGCAATATCCACATAATGTGATAATTCCTCTACAGACATTTTATCAATTCTCATACATCCTAATACGATTTCAGATGCTTCAAATCCAGATTTTCCAACATTAATTTTCTTCATCATTAATATCCTCCTTTTATCATAACCATGTACTTGCTTGTACACAGGTTTTATCAATTTTATATGTAGACTATATATAAACCTTTATAATTTATTTGAAAATATTATTATAACTGTTTATTTAACTATATATAAATATTTGTACTTTAGTTATTACAGCTTGAAAAAGTTAAAACAAATTATATTGAATTAAAAAAAGCTAATGTTATTATTTCATTCTAAGCTCTTCTATCATATTTCTTGTTTCCTTCAAATACTTTTCAACATCTGAGAAATTCTCTTTTGCAAGTCCTACAAATAGTATATCTATAACTGTAAGCTGCACTATTCTAGAAGATATAGCACCAATTCTCAAATCCTTTTCTACAAATGGTACTTGTATTTTTATATCACCTAATGATGACACTGGATTTTCTCCAAACTTTGTTATTGTAATGCATTTAGCTCCTTTTTCTTTACATTTACTTAATGCACTATATACTTCTTTTGTTTTTCCTAAATAAGATATTCCAATTGCTATATCATCATTTGATATATTAGCTGACATTGATAACTGTACATGACTTTCAAGGCTAATCATAGCATTTTTATGTATTCTAAGTAATTTATATTGTAAATCAAGTCCTATTAATGCTGATTCTCCAATACCAAAAATATATATATTTTTAGCATTCTTTATTGCCTTTATAGCTTCTTCTATAGTATGTTCATCTAGTAGAGATATAGTATCATTTATACTCTGTATATTTTTGTTTGCAGTTTTAACTATGACTTCCCTTATATTATCTTCAGTGTCTATATAATCGTATTCTATATTTTCAACTGGATTAATATCATCTTTAGCAAGTTCTATTTTAAACTCTTGAAAACCTTCAAATCCGAGCTTTCTTGAAAACCTTACCACACTTGAAGAGCTGGTTTTAGTGATATTAGCTAGTTCACTTGCAGAAAATTTATATACTTCACTTGAATTAACTAACACATAATCAGCTATTTTTTTTTCTGATTCTGTCATCTTATCATAAATCTGTTTAATTAGAAGGGAACAATTCATATAACATATCACCTCATATATTCAATTTTCTATTGTATTAATTTAAATTTTTGCCATGGACTAATATAATCTAATAAAAATACCTCATCATCAATTATTTTTCCTACCACATTAGTTTTACCTGAATTTTTCATATCAAGTTTAGCTAACTGAAGTTCACCAGCATAATGTCCATAGAGGGAACTTTCTATAAGTATGTTTCCTTTTTTTATATCATCTGGATTAAATACTTTAAACTCATGACCTTTATATTTTACTCTGCTTTGAGTGGACCTTATCATATATTCAGATACATCGCCCCTATTAAAGTGAAATTCTTCAAGAACTATCTTTTTCTCTATTTCAGGTAACCCTTCTTTTAATTTACACTTTAAAGTTAAACAATATGGATCTATTTCACTTAATCCTTTTAACTCTTCTTCACTTGCGAAACAGTTTGATATTATTATATCATCAATTAAATCTGTTGCCCATAAATGTTTTGCTTGTGCTACTATATTCATTTCTCTGTGCATTTCAAGTGTACATAAGCCTTCCCTTACAGGCCATGGTCCATATTCAGCAGTATCTGATGATATAAATGCAGCAGTTCTGATTCCTAAATCTTTAAATTGTCTGCTAGTTTTCATAAAATGTTCATAACTTAACCCCGTATATCTATGGGGATAAAAGTTATGACAAGATAATATATTGTCTTTATTTGGTTTATAAGATAATATATTATCAATATATTTTGTTCCATTACTTATATTTAATTCAATTTTTAATTGTTCTTTATTAAAAGACATTATAGATTCTTCAAGTCCAGTAAATCCCATATCCAATCTCAATCCATATAATCCAAGTTCTTTAAAAAATCTTAAGTCATTATAACTTATGCTTAAATCTTTGAATACTTTAGGACTTATATCTGCTATAACTTCCATATTATAATTATTGGCATGTTTTATAACTTCCTTAAAATTATCTACTATCTTTGTTTTATCTCCTTCCACTGATAAAAGACAAGTAAATACTCTTTTAAAATTATACTTTGCAGCTAAATCTATATAATTTTTTATTTCTTTAACACTATTATGCATTGGATATACTGAAATTCCTAATTTTCTCATACTAATCATCTCCATTTAAATAAATTTTTTAGGTGCAGGTGTTATATTACCTAAAATTACTTTTTCATAAGCCCCTGTTGCAGCAGGAATATTTCCAAAACTTCCTTCTAAAGTTTCATTGGCAAGTATTGCAAATGCAATTGCTTCTTTGCTCTCTGAAGAAAAACCAAGTTCTTCTTGTGTTAATATTTTATAGTTAGGCATAATATCTTTCATCATACTTAGTAGTGTATTGTTATAGCTACCACCGCCTCCTATTATTACTTCTTCAATAGTATATTTAGGCTCAATATAATTCTTATAATTATATTCTATTGATTTTGCAGTAAACATAGTTACAGTTGCAATTATATCTTCTATTTTTTCATTGTCACATTTTTTTAGTATCTTATGAACAAACTGAGCACCAAATAATTCTCTCCCTGTTGTCTTAGGTGGTGACTGATATATATATTTATTCTTCATTAAATCATCAAGCAATCTATATATAATCTTTCCCCTAGCTGCTATTTCACCATTCTTATCATATTTTTCTCCTGTTAATCTAAAAACTGTTTCATCAATAATCATATTCCCCGGACCTGTATCAAATGCAAAAACATCATCCAATCTACTATTTTTAGGAATAACTGTTACATTACCTATACCTCCAATGTTTTGAAGGACTCTATTTTTATTGGATTTATATAGTATGTATTCAGACAATGGCACTAAAGGTGCTCCTTGTCCTCCTGCTGCTATATCCATTGTTCTAAAATTTGATACTACGGTGCATCCTATTTCATATGCTATTATTGCTGGTTCTCCAATTTGCAATGTTGATCTTTTTAATTCTCCAACATCATTTGGTATATGAAATATTGTTTGTCCATGACTTCCTATAAAATCTATATTTTCTACATCAAAATTAATTTTTTTACACAACACTTTTACAGCGTTACTAAATGCATGTCCAAGTTCAAAATTCAAACTGCATATAAGCTGTGAGTCAGAATCCTTTATTGAAATGCATTTTTTGATTTTATTTCTAAGTTCAACGTTAAATGGTATTGTATCAAA encodes the following:
- a CDS encoding MurR/RpiR family transcriptional regulator; this encodes MNCSLLIKQIYDKMTESEKKIADYVLVNSSEVYKFSASELANITKTSSSSVVRFSRKLGFEGFQEFKIELAKDDINPVENIEYDYIDTEDNIREVIVKTANKNIQSINDTISLLDEHTIEEAIKAIKNAKNIYIFGIGESALIGLDLQYKLLRIHKNAMISLESHVQLSMSANISNDDIAIGISYLGKTKEVYSALSKCKEKGAKCITITKFGENPVSSLGDIKIQVPFVEKDLRIGAISSRIVQLTVIDILFVGLAKENFSDVEKYLKETRNMIEELRMK
- a CDS encoding aldo/keto reductase, translating into MKKINVGKSGFEASEIVLGCMRIDKMSVEELSHYVDIAMSEGITLFDHADIYGGGYCEELFGKMLDSRSGLRDKIQIQSKCSIRDGYYDFSKDHILTSVDNSLKRLKTEYLDLLILHRPDTLMEPEEVAEAFDILQSSGKVRNFGVSNFNSMQIELLKSCVKQPLIVNQMQYSIMHSGMVDSGIQANTLFEGSVNRDGSILEYCRLKNITLQAWSPLQYGFFEGIFIDNDKFPELNKVLGRISNEKGVSKSAIAIAWILRHPAKIQTILGTTNIERLKDMCTASNVDLSRAQWYEIYRAAGNRLP
- the anmK gene encoding anhydro-N-acetylmuramic acid kinase AnmK, with the protein product MNRKYGIGIMSGTSLDGIDVVLIKIDGYGLDTNLHVVAFDTIPFNVELRNKIKKCISIKDSDSQLICSLNFELGHAFSNAVKVLCKKINFDVENIDFIGSHGQTIFHIPNDVGELKRSTLQIGEPAIIAYEIGCTVVSNFRTMDIAAGGQGAPLVPLSEYILYKSNKNRVLQNIGGIGNVTVIPKNSRLDDVFAFDTGPGNMIIDETVFRLTGEKYDKNGEIAARGKIIYRLLDDLMKNKYIYQSPPKTTGRELFGAQFVHKILKKCDNEKIEDIIATVTMFTAKSIEYNYKNYIEPKYTIEEVIIGGGGSYNNTLLSMMKDIMPNYKILTQEELGFSSESKEAIAFAILANETLEGSFGNIPAATGAYEKVILGNITPAPKKFI
- a CDS encoding DUF871 domain-containing protein translates to MRKLGISVYPMHNSVKEIKNYIDLAAKYNFKRVFTCLLSVEGDKTKIVDNFKEVIKHANNYNMEVIADISPKVFKDLSISYNDLRFFKELGLYGLRLDMGFTGLEESIMSFNKEQLKIELNISNGTKYIDNILSYKPNKDNILSCHNFYPHRYTGLSYEHFMKTSRQFKDLGIRTAAFISSDTAEYGPWPVREGLCTLEMHREMNIVAQAKHLWATDLIDDIIISNCFASEEELKGLSEIDPYCLTLKCKLKEGLPEIEKKIVLEEFHFNRGDVSEYMIRSTQSRVKYKGHEFKVFNPDDIKKGNILIESSLYGHYAGELQLAKLDMKNSGKTNVVGKIIDDEVFLLDYISPWQKFKLIQ